The following are encoded in a window of Balaenoptera ricei isolate mBalRic1 chromosome 1, mBalRic1.hap2, whole genome shotgun sequence genomic DNA:
- the PRXL2B gene encoding prostamide/prostaglandin F synthase isoform X1 — protein MSTVDLSRVGACVLKHAVTGERPSPAPAQAVELRSLWQEQACVVAGLRRFGCMVCRWIARDLSSLKGLLDQHGVRLVGVGPEALGLQEFLDGGYFAGELYLDESKQFYKELGFKRYNSLSILPAALGKPVRDVAAKAKAVGIQGNLSGDLLQSGGLLVVAKGGDKVLLHFVQKSPGDYAPQESILQALGISAEVCTSEPPKCDEEACSR, from the exons ATGAGCACGGTGGACCTTTCCCGCGTGGGCGCGTGTGTCCTGAAGCACGCGGTGACCGGGGAG CGCCCCTCACCCGCCCCGGCGCAGGCCGTGGAGCTGCGGAGCTTGTGGCAGGAGCAGGCGTGCGTGGTGGCCGGCCTGCGGCGCTTCGGCTGCATGGTGTGTCGCTGGATCGCCCGGGACCTCAGCAGCCTGAAGGGGCTCCTGGACCAGCACGGCGTGCGCCTGGTGGGCGTGGGGCCCGAGGCCCTGGGCCTGCAGGAGTTCCTGGACGGTGGCTACTTCGCGGGAG AGCTCTACCTGGATGAGAGCAAGCAGTTTTACAAGGAGCTGGGCTTCAAGCG GTACAACAGCTTGAGCATCCTGCCGGCCGCCCTGGGGAAGCCTGTTCGTGACGTGGCCGCCAAG gccaaGGCTGTCGGCATCCAGGGGAATCTCTCCGGGGATCTGCTGCAGAGCGGAGGGCtgctggtggttgccaaag GTGGTGACAAAGTGCTGCTACACTTTGTCCAGAAGTCTCCAGGTGACTACGCCCCCCAGGAGAGCATCCTGCAGGCCCTGGGCATCTCTGCGGAGGTCTGTACCAGTGAGCCGCCCAAG TGTGATGAGGAGGCGTGCTCAAGGTGA
- the PRXL2B gene encoding prostamide/prostaglandin F synthase isoform X2, whose amino-acid sequence MSTVDLSRVGACVLKHAVTGEAVELRSLWQEQACVVAGLRRFGCMVCRWIARDLSSLKGLLDQHGVRLVGVGPEALGLQEFLDGGYFAGELYLDESKQFYKELGFKRYNSLSILPAALGKPVRDVAAKAKAVGIQGNLSGDLLQSGGLLVVAKGGDKVLLHFVQKSPGDYAPQESILQALGISAEVCTSEPPKCDEEACSR is encoded by the exons ATGAGCACGGTGGACCTTTCCCGCGTGGGCGCGTGTGTCCTGAAGCACGCGGTGACCGGGGAG GCCGTGGAGCTGCGGAGCTTGTGGCAGGAGCAGGCGTGCGTGGTGGCCGGCCTGCGGCGCTTCGGCTGCATGGTGTGTCGCTGGATCGCCCGGGACCTCAGCAGCCTGAAGGGGCTCCTGGACCAGCACGGCGTGCGCCTGGTGGGCGTGGGGCCCGAGGCCCTGGGCCTGCAGGAGTTCCTGGACGGTGGCTACTTCGCGGGAG AGCTCTACCTGGATGAGAGCAAGCAGTTTTACAAGGAGCTGGGCTTCAAGCG GTACAACAGCTTGAGCATCCTGCCGGCCGCCCTGGGGAAGCCTGTTCGTGACGTGGCCGCCAAG gccaaGGCTGTCGGCATCCAGGGGAATCTCTCCGGGGATCTGCTGCAGAGCGGAGGGCtgctggtggttgccaaag GTGGTGACAAAGTGCTGCTACACTTTGTCCAGAAGTCTCCAGGTGACTACGCCCCCCAGGAGAGCATCCTGCAGGCCCTGGGCATCTCTGCGGAGGTCTGTACCAGTGAGCCGCCCAAG TGTGATGAGGAGGCGTGCTCAAGGTGA
- the PRXL2B gene encoding prostamide/prostaglandin F synthase isoform X3, protein MSTVDLSRVGACVLKHAVTGERPSPAPAQAVELRSLWQEQACVVAGLRRFGCMVCRWIARDLSSLKGLLDQHGVRLVGVGPEALGLQEFLDGGYFAGELYLDESKQFYKELGFKRYNSLSILPAALGKPVRDVAAKAKAVGIQGNLSGDLLQSGGLLVVAKGGDKVLLHFVQKSPGDYAPQESILQALGISAECDEEACSR, encoded by the exons ATGAGCACGGTGGACCTTTCCCGCGTGGGCGCGTGTGTCCTGAAGCACGCGGTGACCGGGGAG CGCCCCTCACCCGCCCCGGCGCAGGCCGTGGAGCTGCGGAGCTTGTGGCAGGAGCAGGCGTGCGTGGTGGCCGGCCTGCGGCGCTTCGGCTGCATGGTGTGTCGCTGGATCGCCCGGGACCTCAGCAGCCTGAAGGGGCTCCTGGACCAGCACGGCGTGCGCCTGGTGGGCGTGGGGCCCGAGGCCCTGGGCCTGCAGGAGTTCCTGGACGGTGGCTACTTCGCGGGAG AGCTCTACCTGGATGAGAGCAAGCAGTTTTACAAGGAGCTGGGCTTCAAGCG GTACAACAGCTTGAGCATCCTGCCGGCCGCCCTGGGGAAGCCTGTTCGTGACGTGGCCGCCAAG gccaaGGCTGTCGGCATCCAGGGGAATCTCTCCGGGGATCTGCTGCAGAGCGGAGGGCtgctggtggttgccaaag GTGGTGACAAAGTGCTGCTACACTTTGTCCAGAAGTCTCCAGGTGACTACGCCCCCCAGGAGAGCATCCTGCAGGCCCTGGGCATCTCTGCGGAG TGTGATGAGGAGGCGTGCTCAAGGTGA